A region from the Thermoplasmata archaeon genome encodes:
- a CDS encoding phenylalanine--tRNA ligase subunit alpha yields MVDAEILEGLSYNEKKLLLALNACNGVASPADLITGGQFALEVEIMNAASWLESKGLAKINEESEKFIILTDESIIKSGLPERVAIKAIDAAGGKIDMDALAAQMTGGMDKVAVGWLKRKALADIVTEGDVKYLVLTDKGKEALGIEMPEEALLAKLSQNPVSEEDADKNAVKDLKGRKGIIGEKVVTTRTLALTDLGKEYAGSGLELKPQITEITDRLIQSGEWKNAEFRKYDIQTFAPSIVPAKKHPLSRLGAQIRRMFTDMGFTEMSSEYVQPSFWNLDVLFTPQDHPARDLQDTFYLSNPKSIHIDDEELVEKIRNIHENGGDTGSTGWGGKWSREMAESALLRTHSTCSSIRYIAAHPDAPQKAFSISRIFRNESIDSTHLPEFTQIEGIVIDENADFDMLISLIKEFYDKMGFDQVRIRPAYFPYTEPSLEIEVFFNGKWMELGGAGMFRPEVLAPFGVKTPVLAWGFGFERLAMLKWDIRDIRDLYISDLDSLKKNTVF; encoded by the coding sequence ATGGTCGACGCAGAGATTCTGGAAGGATTGAGCTATAACGAGAAGAAGCTGCTGCTTGCACTTAATGCATGCAATGGTGTCGCCTCTCCGGCGGACCTTATAACCGGCGGACAGTTCGCTCTGGAAGTGGAGATCATGAATGCGGCCTCATGGCTTGAGTCCAAGGGGCTGGCGAAGATCAATGAGGAATCTGAGAAGTTCATCATACTCACTGACGAATCCATAATCAAGTCAGGTCTGCCCGAGAGGGTCGCTATCAAAGCTATTGATGCGGCCGGCGGGAAGATAGACATGGATGCCTTGGCCGCCCAGATGACAGGCGGAATGGATAAGGTAGCAGTAGGATGGCTGAAGAGGAAGGCCTTAGCCGACATAGTTACCGAAGGGGATGTGAAATATCTCGTCCTCACCGACAAGGGAAAGGAAGCATTGGGCATCGAGATGCCTGAGGAAGCACTCCTCGCAAAGCTCTCTCAGAACCCCGTATCCGAGGAGGATGCGGACAAGAATGCGGTCAAGGATCTGAAGGGAAGGAAGGGGATAATCGGTGAGAAGGTTGTCACCACCAGGACACTTGCCCTTACGGATCTTGGAAAGGAGTACGCAGGTTCAGGCCTCGAGCTCAAACCTCAGATAACGGAGATCACTGACCGTCTCATCCAATCGGGAGAATGGAAGAATGCCGAGTTCAGGAAATATGATATCCAGACCTTCGCACCCTCGATCGTACCGGCTAAGAAGCACCCGCTGTCCAGACTCGGAGCGCAGATCAGGAGGATGTTCACCGACATGGGATTCACCGAGATGTCATCCGAATACGTCCAGCCCTCATTCTGGAATCTGGATGTGCTCTTCACGCCTCAGGACCACCCTGCAAGGGACCTTCAGGACACATTCTATCTTTCCAATCCTAAATCCATCCACATCGATGATGAGGAACTGGTCGAGAAGATCAGGAACATCCACGAGAACGGAGGGGACACGGGTTCCACCGGATGGGGAGGAAAATGGTCCAGGGAGATGGCTGAATCGGCTCTCCTGAGGACTCATAGCACATGCTCGAGCATCAGGTACATCGCAGCTCATCCGGATGCTCCGCAGAAGGCATTCTCCATCTCCAGGATATTCAGGAACGAATCCATCGATTCGACACACCTTCCTGAATTCACTCAAATCGAAGGTATCGTCATCGATGAGAATGCGGATTTCGACATGCTCATCTCCTTGATCAAGGAGTTCTACGACAAGATGGGATTCGATCAGGTTCGCATCCGTCCCGCTTACTTCCCCTATACCGAGCCTTCGCTCGAGATAGAGGTATTCTTCAACGGGAAATGGATGGAGCTCGGGGGAGCAGGTATGTTCAGGCCCGAGGTATTGGCGCCTTTCGGAGTCAAGACACCCGTTCTTGCATGGGGATTCGGATTCGAGAGACTGGCCATGCTCAAATGGGACATCAGGGACATCAGGGATCTGTACATCTCAGACCTGGATTCCTTGAAGAAGAACACTGTTTTCTGA
- the pyrH gene encoding UMP kinase, whose product MVGNHMDKVVVSIGGSILVPGENDAEFIRKLADMLKEVSKEVQVAVVCGGGKTARYYAGIAKDLGGDTYAQDILGIAATRMNAQLLSLALGDMPDTVTGDVEETARASAPGKIVVMGGTVPGHTTDAVSSMLAAAMKADRIVNGTSVDAVYTDDPRKNPDAKKITSMTIDELGDIVYKEHGASKSSVFDPLGVKLAKENRMDILIIDGRNLDELRNAILGKKINGTFVNSH is encoded by the coding sequence ATGGTCGGTAATCACATGGACAAGGTCGTAGTTTCAATCGGAGGTTCCATCCTCGTACCCGGCGAGAACGATGCTGAATTCATCCGCAAACTCGCGGACATGCTCAAGGAGGTGTCCAAAGAGGTCCAGGTCGCAGTGGTCTGCGGCGGCGGAAAGACGGCGAGGTATTATGCAGGTATAGCTAAGGACCTCGGAGGAGACACTTACGCACAGGATATCCTGGGGATAGCCGCCACGAGGATGAACGCCCAGCTCCTGAGCCTTGCCCTCGGCGATATGCCCGATACCGTCACAGGCGATGTGGAGGAGACCGCGAGAGCGTCCGCGCCTGGAAAGATCGTTGTTATGGGGGGTACAGTCCCCGGACACACCACCGATGCCGTCTCATCCATGCTGGCAGCTGCGATGAAAGCAGACAGGATAGTCAACGGAACCTCCGTGGACGCGGTCTACACGGACGACCCCCGCAAGAACCCTGATGCAAAGAAGATAACGTCCATGACCATCGATGAGCTCGGAGACATAGTCTACAAGGAGCACGGGGCATCGAAATCCAGCGTCTTTGATCCTCTCGGAGTCAAACTGGCCAAGGAGAACAGGATGGACATCCTCATAATTGACGGGAGGAACCTCGACGAACTGAGGAACGCGATCCTTGGAAAGAAGATCAACGGAACGTTCGTCAATTCTCACTGA
- the prf1 gene encoding peptide chain release factor 1 — protein MADINTENSEDRAKYDFKKDMQEIMNYRGRGTELISCYVPENKPISDVMAYLRNEQSQASNIKSKTTMKNVTSAIDSIASRLKTFKQAPPNGIVIFCGEVPRAGDQTKMVQYVIHPPEAITAFLYRCDSDFFTEPLESMMLDKKCYGLITIDRSEATLGLLNGSRIQVLKHFDSLVPSKHHQGGQSSVRFERLIEIAAHEFFTKVADNCTEYFLNRPELLGILVGGPGYTKEFFVKEEYLHHELRKKVVTPLVDTGYTDESGLRELVQNSQNILTGLQLSREKVFMQRLFTEIRKADGGLSAYGEEEVRNALAAGAVDMVLLSEAIKKRRITVQCQAGHVHELTVQDSEGKFQCPECGANAQVINDEDFIDDIFNKAEAFSTRVQLISPDSEEGDMLLKAFGGVAALLRYKM, from the coding sequence ATGGCAGATATCAACACTGAGAACTCTGAGGACAGAGCGAAGTACGATTTCAAGAAGGATATGCAGGAGATCATGAACTACAGGGGAAGGGGAACCGAACTCATTTCCTGTTACGTTCCCGAGAACAAACCGATCTCCGATGTCATGGCATATCTCAGGAACGAGCAGTCGCAGGCATCCAACATCAAGTCCAAGACTACGATGAAGAATGTCACCAGCGCAATCGATTCCATCGCCTCTCGACTCAAGACTTTCAAACAGGCACCGCCGAACGGTATCGTCATATTCTGCGGAGAGGTCCCGCGCGCAGGGGACCAGACCAAGATGGTTCAGTACGTCATCCACCCGCCTGAGGCCATCACCGCTTTCCTTTACAGATGCGACTCGGACTTCTTCACCGAGCCCCTAGAGTCCATGATGCTGGACAAGAAGTGTTACGGACTCATCACCATAGACAGGTCAGAAGCGACCCTAGGTCTTCTGAACGGAAGCAGGATCCAGGTGCTCAAGCACTTCGATTCGTTGGTTCCCAGTAAGCACCACCAGGGAGGTCAGTCATCCGTCCGTTTCGAGAGGCTGATCGAGATTGCGGCACATGAGTTCTTCACCAAGGTGGCGGACAACTGTACCGAATACTTCCTCAACAGACCGGAACTGCTCGGAATCCTCGTCGGGGGACCCGGCTACACCAAGGAGTTCTTCGTCAAGGAGGAATACCTGCACCACGAGCTCAGGAAGAAGGTCGTCACGCCTCTGGTAGATACTGGTTATACGGATGAATCGGGACTCAGGGAACTGGTCCAGAACTCTCAGAATATCCTCACAGGTCTGCAGCTTTCCAGAGAGAAGGTGTTCATGCAGAGGCTCTTTACGGAGATCAGGAAGGCCGACGGAGGCCTGTCCGCTTACGGAGAGGAGGAGGTCCGCAACGCCCTCGCAGCAGGAGCGGTAGACATGGTACTTCTGAGCGAGGCCATCAAGAAGAGGCGCATCACCGTTCAATGTCAGGCAGGACATGTGCACGAGCTCACTGTCCAGGATTCAGAGGGCAAGTTCCAATGTCCGGAGTGCGGTGCGAATGCCCAGGTCATAAACGATGAGGATTTCATCGACGACATATTCAACAAAGCGGAGGCATTCAGCACCCGCGTCCAGCTGATCTCTCCCGATTCGGAGGAGGGAGACATGCTCCTGAAAGCATTCGGAGGGGTAGCAGCGCTCCTCAGGTACAAGATGTGA
- a CDS encoding arginine--tRNA ligase: MTIMDDFQNEIRTKVSAALKDMGSEGIDFVVEASTMEGVDMAVPCFPLAKALRKVPQAIADELATKIQPAGLISKVSSVNGFLNFNIDPASLIKSTLDEIIRCGPCYGSMPSSGIRYNVEHTSTNPTGPIHVGRARNPIIGDTLARCLKRCGHQVETEYYVNDVGKQVVVLTWGVNNVSDEDAAKNSEEHMKEIGQNEKERDKTDHKLVAKYRVANKRMESDPAVQEEISDMMRRFEQGDKEVIDTVRHTAEIMLDGLRETLGQINVVLDRYTWESQYIADGSAKAIVEKLKSSKYAGQTDDGAWFVDLKDFGVQGKNTKFTFTRSDGTTLYTTRDLAYHQDKFTRADRLIDVLGEDQKLGSKQLCSALEIMGYDRLPEPLFYAFVSLPEGKMSTRKGVVVYLDDLIDEAVARAYEEIKSRRAEMPEDKMREIAKVVGVAAVRFNIIRVQPEKQFVFKWEDALNFDGNSGPYLQYVHARACTMLKKAGSFEHDTDASKFVEPSEINLIKILSKYEEVLRAAGNEKRVHMLPAYGHELASAFNQYYAAVSILNSNDKRNARLTLVECAKTVLADVLDCLGMGAPEEM; the protein is encoded by the coding sequence ATGACAATCATGGATGATTTCCAGAACGAGATCCGCACAAAGGTCTCGGCGGCACTGAAGGATATGGGTTCGGAAGGAATCGATTTCGTGGTGGAGGCCTCCACCATGGAAGGGGTGGACATGGCCGTCCCCTGTTTCCCTCTCGCCAAGGCCCTCAGGAAAGTCCCTCAGGCCATCGCAGACGAACTGGCGACGAAGATCCAGCCCGCGGGACTGATTTCCAAGGTATCCTCTGTCAACGGATTCCTCAATTTCAACATCGACCCGGCATCCCTGATCAAGTCCACCTTGGACGAGATCATCAGGTGCGGTCCTTGCTACGGTTCCATGCCCTCATCGGGTATCAGGTACAATGTGGAGCACACCTCCACGAACCCTACCGGACCCATCCATGTCGGAAGGGCCCGCAACCCGATCATCGGAGATACTCTGGCCAGATGTCTCAAGAGGTGCGGTCACCAGGTCGAGACTGAATACTACGTCAACGATGTAGGAAAGCAGGTCGTCGTTCTGACATGGGGAGTCAACAACGTATCCGACGAGGATGCGGCAAAGAATTCCGAAGAGCACATGAAGGAGATCGGCCAGAATGAGAAGGAGAGGGACAAGACCGACCATAAGCTGGTTGCGAAATACCGTGTGGCCAACAAGAGGATGGAGTCCGATCCCGCTGTGCAGGAAGAGATCTCCGACATGATGAGGAGATTCGAGCAGGGCGACAAGGAGGTCATCGATACCGTCAGACACACTGCCGAGATCATGCTGGATGGACTCAGGGAGACACTAGGTCAGATCAATGTCGTCCTGGACAGGTACACATGGGAATCGCAGTACATCGCAGACGGTTCGGCAAAGGCCATCGTCGAGAAGCTCAAATCCTCCAAATACGCGGGTCAGACGGACGACGGTGCATGGTTCGTAGATCTGAAGGATTTCGGTGTCCAGGGAAAGAATACCAAATTCACATTCACCAGATCCGACGGTACCACGCTGTACACCACCCGTGATCTCGCATACCATCAGGACAAGTTCACTAGAGCGGATCGTCTCATCGACGTCCTCGGAGAGGACCAGAAGCTTGGTTCCAAACAGCTGTGCTCCGCGTTGGAGATAATGGGATACGACAGGCTTCCAGAACCGCTCTTCTACGCATTCGTATCACTGCCGGAAGGAAAGATGTCCACCAGGAAGGGAGTCGTCGTCTATCTGGACGATCTCATCGACGAGGCAGTCGCCCGTGCTTACGAGGAGATTAAGTCGAGGCGTGCGGAGATGCCCGAGGACAAGATGAGGGAGATCGCAAAGGTCGTCGGAGTCGCAGCCGTCAGATTCAACATAATTCGCGTCCAGCCGGAGAAGCAGTTCGTGTTCAAATGGGAGGATGCCCTCAATTTCGATGGTAACTCCGGACCTTATCTGCAGTACGTGCATGCCAGGGCCTGCACAATGCTGAAGAAGGCAGGTTCATTCGAGCACGATACCGATGCATCCAAGTTCGTCGAGCCTTCGGAGATCAATCTGATCAAGATCCTCTCGAAGTACGAGGAGGTCCTCAGGGCAGCAGGAAACGAGAAGCGCGTCCACATGCTCCCCGCATACGGACACGAGCTTGCCAGTGCATTCAACCAGTATTATGCCGCCGTATCTATCCTCAACTCCAACGACAAGAGGAATGCTAGGCTAACCCTCGTAGAATGCGCCAAGACCGTCCTGGCCGATGTCCTGGATTGTCTGGGAATGGGTGCTCCCGAGGAGATGTGA
- a CDS encoding GNAT family N-acetyltransferase: MKVKDIQSVRDLEISCIKEYFAATIENKWEELPQEWKDNLGASSKNHFKAYLDSGVSFVAVEDDEVIGFIFAQILHHICDEDNLLWIENMGVHPYFRRNMIGYQLLRECVKKGREMGCTVAHAMIQEDNAPSILLHKKVGFFMDRREVALMDLRDPKLKL, from the coding sequence CTGAAGGTCAAGGACATCCAGAGCGTCCGCGATCTGGAGATCTCCTGCATCAAGGAGTATTTCGCAGCCACTATCGAGAATAAATGGGAGGAGCTGCCGCAGGAATGGAAGGATAACCTCGGGGCGAGCAGCAAGAACCATTTCAAGGCCTATCTGGACAGCGGAGTGAGCTTCGTTGCCGTAGAGGATGATGAGGTCATAGGATTCATCTTCGCCCAGATCCTTCACCACATCTGCGATGAGGATAACCTCCTCTGGATAGAGAACATGGGTGTCCATCCTTACTTCAGGCGCAACATGATCGGATATCAGCTTCTGAGGGAATGCGTCAAGAAAGGACGCGAGATGGGATGCACTGTCGCCCACGCCATGATTCAGGAGGACAACGCTCCTTCGATCCTTCTTCACAAGAAGGTCGGTTTCTTCATGGACAGGCGTGAAGTCGCTCTCATGGATCTCAGGGATCCCAAATTGAAATTGTGA
- a CDS encoding formate--phosphoribosylaminoimidazolecarboxamide ligase family protein, whose protein sequence is MISRDEVLGNLEKINLKEAKIGVVGSHSGLDTCDGAKSEGFKTVAICQEGRDSPFTRYYKTIYDDKGNLRRGTVDESVVLDKYSSILKPEVQDSLLKNNVLFVPNRSFVSYCGIDAVENDFKLPMVGSRNLLRSEERGDPKDYYWILNEAGLPFPKKVEKPEDIDGLTIIKVHHKVKKLERGFFTAKDYDQFVEKSTELIKQGVIEPDFLKDARMEQYIIGPVFNLDFFYSPLEEKGEKLELLGIDWRFESSLDGYCRLPGKQQVELEEDGIIPEYTVCGHNSATLRESLLPKAYELAEKYVEATKKFYDPGIIGPFCLQTCVDKDLHFHIYDVAPRIGGGTNVHMSVGHPYGNSLWRQEMSSGKRLAMEIRRAIDEERVEEIVT, encoded by the coding sequence ATGATCAGCAGAGACGAGGTTCTTGGCAATCTCGAGAAGATCAATCTCAAAGAGGCCAAGATCGGAGTTGTGGGCTCCCATTCGGGACTTGACACATGCGACGGAGCGAAATCCGAGGGATTCAAGACCGTCGCCATCTGTCAGGAAGGAAGGGACTCGCCTTTCACCAGATATTACAAGACGATCTACGACGACAAGGGCAACCTCAGAAGGGGAACCGTCGACGAGTCCGTCGTTCTGGACAAGTACAGCAGCATCCTGAAACCCGAGGTTCAGGACAGCCTTTTGAAGAACAATGTCCTTTTCGTTCCCAACAGGTCCTTCGTTTCCTACTGCGGAATCGATGCAGTTGAGAACGATTTCAAGCTCCCCATGGTCGGAAGCAGGAACCTCCTCAGATCCGAGGAGAGGGGAGACCCCAAAGATTACTACTGGATCCTCAACGAGGCGGGACTCCCATTCCCCAAGAAGGTCGAAAAGCCCGAGGACATCGACGGACTCACCATCATCAAGGTCCACCACAAGGTCAAGAAGCTGGAGAGGGGATTCTTCACAGCCAAGGACTACGACCAGTTCGTCGAGAAATCCACAGAGCTCATCAAGCAGGGCGTCATCGAACCCGACTTCCTCAAGGATGCAAGGATGGAGCAGTACATCATCGGTCCCGTCTTCAACCTCGACTTCTTCTACTCCCCGCTGGAGGAGAAGGGCGAGAAACTGGAGCTCCTGGGAATCGACTGGAGATTCGAGTCCTCCCTGGACGGATACTGCAGGCTTCCCGGAAAGCAGCAGGTGGAGCTCGAAGAGGACGGAATCATTCCCGAGTACACCGTCTGCGGTCACAACTCCGCCACACTGAGGGAGTCGCTCCTGCCCAAGGCATACGAGCTCGCAGAGAAGTATGTCGAGGCCACCAAGAAGTTCTACGATCCCGGAATCATCGGACCGTTCTGTCTGCAGACCTGTGTCGATAAGGACCTCCACTTCCACATCTATGATGTCGCACCGCGTATCGGAGGCGGAACCAACGTCCACATGTCCGTCGGTCACCCCTACGGAAACTCCCTCTGGAGACAGGAGATGTCCTCCGGAAAGAGACTCGCGATGGAGATCAGAAGGGCAATCGATGAAGAGCGTGTCGAGGAGATCGTCACATGA
- a CDS encoding adenylate kinase produces the protein MKKTIVLLGPPGAGKGTQGEKLTDEFGYTRLSTGDMLREAVRNKTELGMKAKEYMDAGALVPNDLIIGLMNEKIKEVSGGVLLDGFPRTVEQADALGKVMDVDLALDFDVPDEVLISRLTQRRSCPDCNAVYHLVTKKPAKEGICDKCGAKLYQRDDDKEETVKNRLEVYHKNTQPLIDYYQKKGVLTVIPSDGDINAIFETVKKAIQ, from the coding sequence ATGAAGAAGACAATCGTTCTGCTCGGTCCTCCTGGAGCCGGAAAAGGTACCCAGGGAGAGAAACTCACAGATGAATTCGGATACACAAGGCTCTCGACCGGAGACATGCTCCGTGAGGCAGTCAGGAACAAGACTGAACTCGGAATGAAGGCCAAGGAGTACATGGACGCTGGAGCCCTCGTCCCCAACGACCTGATCATCGGACTCATGAACGAGAAGATCAAAGAGGTCAGCGGAGGAGTCCTCCTCGACGGATTCCCCAGGACCGTTGAGCAGGCGGATGCACTCGGAAAGGTCATGGATGTCGACCTCGCTCTCGACTTCGACGTTCCCGACGAGGTCCTGATCTCCAGGCTCACCCAGAGGCGCTCGTGCCCAGACTGTAACGCAGTCTACCACCTCGTCACTAAGAAGCCCGCCAAAGAGGGCATCTGCGACAAATGCGGTGCAAAGCTCTACCAGAGGGACGACGACAAGGAAGAGACCGTCAAGAACAGGCTCGAGGTCTACCACAAGAACACTCAGCCCCTCATCGACTACTATCAGAAGAAGGGCGTTCTCACCGTCATCCCCTCCGACGGGGACATCAACGCCATCTTCGAGACAGTCAAGAAAGCAATTCAGTGA
- a CDS encoding FAD-binding protein, translating to MEQKIIDEIEKVVGKDGYSVEPAVLYTYGFDASIFHNNPDMVVQPTSTEQVSEIMKIASKYKIPVTPRGAGTGLCGAAVPIKGGIVLAMQRMNKVLKVSVEDLWVDVQAGCVYNNLNEELEKYGFFFPPSPGSAEACQVGGMVATNASGMRAVKYGATRDFVMGLTFVKADGEIVRCGTRTIKDASGYQLARFMCGSEGTLGVITEITFKITTKPKKSAYCLCCFNDVVAAGKCISAIIAKPLIPASCELMDSTSINAVNKARGNPMPDCGALIIVEADGESDEIVDRDIAIVADIANSLGAISVTPTKDKALINKWTDARKSVMVSLAALKPGCSSVSLADDMGVPISKVPDAVQAFQEIADKYRVTIATYGHASDGNLHTKMVIDPTDKDEWERGIKAVNEIFDICIDLGGTVTGEHGVGISKAPNYQKERASELNTIKAVKAAFDPDNILNPGKSEQWTGTILRNLRYPCKLD from the coding sequence ATGGAACAGAAGATAATCGATGAGATAGAGAAAGTGGTCGGAAAGGACGGGTACTCCGTGGAGCCCGCTGTCCTGTACACATACGGTTTCGATGCATCGATATTCCATAACAATCCGGACATGGTCGTCCAGCCCACTTCTACCGAGCAGGTCTCGGAGATAATGAAGATCGCCAGCAAGTACAAGATCCCGGTGACTCCGAGAGGAGCAGGAACCGGACTGTGCGGTGCTGCAGTGCCCATCAAGGGAGGAATAGTCCTCGCCATGCAGAGGATGAACAAGGTCCTCAAGGTAAGTGTAGAGGATCTCTGGGTGGATGTCCAGGCAGGATGCGTTTACAACAATCTCAACGAGGAGCTCGAGAAGTACGGGTTCTTCTTCCCTCCGTCCCCCGGATCCGCTGAGGCATGTCAGGTCGGAGGGATGGTCGCCACCAACGCATCAGGTATGCGTGCTGTGAAATACGGAGCCACCAGGGACTTCGTCATGGGACTCACCTTCGTCAAGGCCGACGGTGAGATCGTCCGTTGCGGTACCAGGACCATCAAGGATGCTTCTGGGTACCAGCTCGCTCGTTTCATGTGCGGATCCGAAGGAACACTCGGAGTCATCACTGAGATCACATTCAAGATCACGACCAAGCCGAAGAAGTCGGCATACTGTCTGTGCTGTTTCAACGACGTCGTCGCCGCAGGGAAGTGCATCTCGGCGATCATCGCCAAACCCCTGATCCCGGCATCCTGCGAGCTCATGGACAGCACCAGCATCAACGCGGTCAACAAGGCCCGCGGCAACCCCATGCCCGATTGCGGAGCGCTCATAATCGTCGAGGCCGACGGTGAGAGCGACGAGATCGTCGACAGGGACATTGCTATCGTAGCGGATATCGCCAACAGTCTGGGCGCGATTTCCGTGACCCCAACCAAGGACAAGGCACTGATCAACAAGTGGACCGATGCAAGGAAGTCAGTCATGGTGTCCCTTGCCGCACTGAAGCCCGGATGCTCGTCCGTATCGCTCGCCGATGACATGGGTGTCCCGATCTCCAAGGTCCCTGATGCGGTCCAGGCATTCCAGGAGATTGCCGATAAGTACAGGGTCACCATCGCGACCTACGGTCATGCTTCCGACGGTAACCTCCACACCAAGATGGTCATAGATCCCACCGACAAGGACGAGTGGGAGAGAGGGATCAAGGCAGTCAACGAGATCTTCGATATCTGTATCGATCTCGGTGGGACCGTCACCGGTGAGCACGGGGTAGGAATCTCCAAAGCACCCAACTACCAGAAGGAGAGGGCATCGGAGCTCAACACCATCAAGGCGGTCAAGGCCGCTTTCGATCCCGACAACATCCTGAATCCCGGAAAGTCCGAGCAATGGACCGGTACGATCCTCAGGAACCTCAGATATCCCTGCAAGCTGGATTGA
- a CDS encoding site-2 protease family protein, whose product MLFRNGSIHDFFELRLGEGMGYVGLFGMCLLLVIMSFLFHEFGHKFMAQKYGLWSEFRMWPVGLVLTLVTSLIGFLFASPGAVMIAGNMDKKMNGMVSIAGPAVNMVLCAIGIIGWLATNGTDLVIFFYMLTSLNAWLAIFNLIPVPPLDGSKIISWNLVIWGMAIGIAVAMFILMRFVLPSPYYYI is encoded by the coding sequence ATGCTCTTCCGCAACGGGTCCATCCATGATTTCTTCGAGCTCAGGCTGGGCGAGGGAATGGGGTATGTCGGACTGTTCGGTATGTGCCTGCTCCTTGTGATAATGAGCTTCCTGTTCCACGAGTTCGGTCACAAGTTCATGGCCCAGAAATACGGCCTCTGGTCTGAATTCCGTATGTGGCCAGTGGGATTGGTTCTCACTCTGGTAACGTCACTGATCGGATTCCTGTTCGCATCCCCGGGTGCAGTCATGATCGCAGGCAACATGGACAAGAAGATGAACGGTATGGTCAGCATTGCCGGACCTGCCGTGAACATGGTGCTCTGCGCCATAGGTATAATCGGATGGCTTGCCACCAACGGTACGGACCTCGTCATATTCTTCTACATGCTGACGAGCCTTAACGCATGGCTGGCCATATTCAACCTGATCCCAGTGCCGCCTCTGGACGGTTCCAAGATCATCTCATGGAATCTCGTCATATGGGGTATGGCGATAGGTATCGCGGTCGCGATGTTCATTCTGATGAGATTCGTACTGCCTTCGCCTTACTACTACATCTGA
- a CDS encoding HAD family hydrolase → MVSSQLPWHPLYRQDASVHNMDISSGLCFMHDPDVSKRAFAFDMYGTLVRARFGNHDDIYEAFYRLFPNVDKADVQREYERYVSHHERTMGIHREMTISMLLEHMDSVFHTDNDSLEAENVMMRATHTFIPVEGAEETLSYFKDHGYKIGVLSNTSYRGSVVKGLLEDVGFDHLIDVVVSSADVGYKKPHDYAYNAVVEALGARPQDCFFAGDSEDKDFLGPRRFGMGGSFLIDPSRPSRECGIVSSISEIPSFFRD, encoded by the coding sequence ATGGTATCATCACAGCTTCCGTGGCATCCGTTATATCGTCAGGATGCATCAGTACACAACATGGATATCAGCAGCGGACTCTGTTTCATGCACGATCCAGACGTTTCGAAGAGGGCATTCGCCTTCGACATGTATGGAACGCTGGTCAGGGCCAGATTCGGCAATCATGATGACATTTACGAAGCGTTCTATAGATTGTTCCCAAATGTCGATAAGGCTGATGTCCAAAGGGAATATGAGAGGTACGTCAGCCATCATGAGAGGACGATGGGGATCCATAGGGAGATGACCATATCCATGCTCCTTGAGCACATGGATTCGGTGTTCCATACCGATAACGACAGTCTTGAGGCCGAGAATGTAATGATGCGTGCCACGCATACGTTCATCCCCGTAGAGGGGGCGGAGGAGACGCTGTCCTACTTTAAGGATCACGGATACAAGATAGGTGTCCTGAGCAACACCTCCTATCGCGGTTCGGTCGTCAAAGGTCTTCTGGAGGATGTTGGGTTCGACCATCTCATCGATGTGGTGGTCAGCAGTGCTGATGTGGGCTACAAGAAACCCCACGACTACGCATACAACGCCGTAGTTGAGGCACTAGGCGCCCGTCCGCAGGATTGTTTCTTCGCCGGGGACAGCGAGGACAAGGATTTCCTCGGGCCCAGAAGGTTCGGTATGGGGGGTTCGTTCCTGATAGATCCGAGCAGGCCTTCCAGGGAATGCGGTATAGTGTCGTCCATATCGGAGATCCCTTCGTTCTTCCGCGATTGA